The following coding sequences lie in one Gemmatimonadaceae bacterium genomic window:
- a CDS encoding energy transducer TonB — MSERHGTPSRLVSFKESLGAITDRLAEIRPAIDAADVVNKPDTDNSRWTAVADSEFSKGPSRLSDAVPTMVAQVKNGIYTPDLVDEQVAPRPGNPKPRYPESLRAAGVEGDVNVQFVVDTTGRVDEPSIKFSSHIHELFMDAIRVSLRRARFFPARLAGTVVPQLVQQEFRFELRERP; from the coding sequence GTGAGCGAGCGCCACGGCACGCCGTCGCGGCTCGTCTCTTTCAAGGAGTCGCTGGGCGCCATCACGGATCGCCTCGCCGAAATCCGTCCCGCGATCGACGCCGCCGACGTCGTCAACAAGCCCGACACCGACAATTCCCGATGGACCGCCGTAGCCGATTCCGAGTTCAGCAAGGGGCCGTCGCGACTGAGCGACGCCGTCCCGACGATGGTCGCGCAGGTCAAGAACGGGATCTACACGCCGGACCTCGTCGACGAGCAGGTGGCTCCACGTCCCGGCAACCCGAAGCCGAGATACCCTGAGTCCCTTCGCGCGGCGGGCGTCGAGGGCGACGTCAACGTGCAGTTCGTCGTCGACACGACGGGCCGAGTCGACGAGCCGAGCATCAAGTTCTCGAGCCACATCCACGAGTTGTTCATGGATGCGATCCGCGTGTCGTTGCGGAGAGCCCGATTCTTCCCGGCCCGACTCGCCGGCACCGTCGTGCCCCAGCTCGTGCAACAGGAGTTCCGCTTCGAGTTGCGCGAACGGCCTTAG